One Gossypium hirsutum isolate 1008001.06 chromosome A11, Gossypium_hirsutum_v2.1, whole genome shotgun sequence genomic window carries:
- the LOC121209630 gene encoding vesicle transport v-SNARE 11 — protein sequence MSEVFEGYERQYCELSDNLTRSCTSASVLHGELKKQKLSEIKEGLDEADALIRKMDLEARSLQPSTKATLLAKLRDYKHYLNNLKTDVKRITSTDTNQAAQDELLESGINETTTVSADQKGRLLMSTERLNQSTERIKESRRTMLETEELGVSILQDLHQQRQSLLHAHSTLHAVDDNISKSKKILTTISRRINKNKLILSLIIGALILAILIILYIKLTG from the exons ATGAGTGAGGTGTTCGAAGGTTATGAACGCCAATACTGCGAGCTCTCCGACAATTTGACCCGCAGCTGCACCTCCGCCAGCGTTCTTCATGGAG AGCTGAAGAAGCAGAAACTTTCTGAAATAAAAGAGGGACTGGATGAAGCTGATGCTTTG ATTCGGAAAATGGACCTTGAAGCAAGGAGTTTGCAGCCAAGCACAAAGGCAACACTTCTTGCTAAATTAAGAGATTATAAACATTATCTGAACAACTTGAAGACTGATGTTAAAAGAATTACTTCAACCGATACAAATCAGGCCGCCCAAGACGAGTTGTTGGAGTCAGGAATCAATGAAACGACGACG GTCTCTGCAGATCAAAAAGGCAGATTGTTGATGTCAACAGAGAGATTAAACCAGTCGACTGAGAGAATTAAGGAAAGCAGAAGAACAATGCTGGAAACTGAAGAGCTTGGTGTTTCAATCCTACAGGATTTGCATCAACAACGCCAATCTCTCCTTCATGCGCATAGCACG CTCCATGCAGTAGATGATAACATTAGCAAGAGCAAGAAGATCCTGACAACCATATCAAGAAGGATTAACAAGAACAAATTGATATTGAGTTTAATAATCGGAGCTCTAATTCTTGCCATATTAATTATCCTATATATTAAGCTCACGGGCTAG